The Mycobacterium seoulense genome has a window encoding:
- a CDS encoding zinc-binding dehydrogenase, protein MRAAVLRDGRMVCRDDVPDPVPEAGQVLVGVQACGICGSDLHFAAHGAHVLQMSDRVAGEAGGMHVDLNHDVFMGHEFSAEVLEAGPGTETHPPGTLVTSLPVLLSAKGVEPIVYSNSTIGGYAERMLLSAPLLLPVPNGLDFKHAALTEPMAVGLHAVNKSNIAPGETALVIGCGPIGIAIIAALRARGAENVVASDFSPKRRELAAAMGAHQTLDAAQGSPFDSVKPAVVFEAVGVPGIIDDVLLRARPGTRLVVAGVCMQPDTVHPFFAIAKEINVQFVLAYTPEEFTDSLRALAEGDIDVSPLITGEVGLDGVGAAFDELADPERHCKVLVTP, encoded by the coding sequence ATGCGCGCTGCGGTATTGCGAGACGGCCGGATGGTCTGTCGGGATGACGTGCCGGATCCCGTGCCCGAGGCCGGGCAGGTGCTCGTCGGCGTGCAGGCGTGCGGGATATGCGGTTCGGACCTGCATTTCGCGGCGCACGGCGCACACGTGCTTCAGATGAGCGATCGGGTGGCCGGCGAAGCGGGCGGCATGCACGTCGACCTGAACCACGACGTCTTCATGGGGCACGAGTTCAGCGCCGAGGTCCTCGAGGCCGGGCCCGGCACCGAAACCCACCCGCCGGGAACGCTGGTCACCTCGCTTCCGGTGCTGTTGTCCGCCAAGGGCGTCGAGCCAATCGTCTACAGCAACAGCACAATCGGTGGTTACGCCGAACGCATGCTCCTTTCGGCGCCGCTGCTGCTGCCCGTCCCGAACGGCCTGGACTTCAAACATGCGGCCCTGACCGAACCCATGGCGGTGGGGTTGCACGCCGTCAACAAGTCCAACATCGCCCCCGGCGAGACAGCCCTGGTCATCGGGTGCGGCCCGATCGGCATCGCGATCATCGCCGCCCTACGCGCGCGCGGCGCCGAAAATGTTGTGGCGTCCGATTTTTCGCCAAAGCGCCGCGAACTGGCCGCTGCCATGGGCGCCCACCAGACGCTGGACGCCGCGCAGGGCTCGCCGTTCGACTCCGTCAAGCCCGCGGTGGTGTTCGAGGCGGTCGGAGTGCCCGGCATCATCGATGACGTCCTGCTCCGGGCCCGGCCGGGCACCCGCCTGGTGGTCGCCGGCGTTTGCATGCAGCCCGACACCGTGCATCCGTTCTTCGCGATTGCCAAAGAGATCAATGTTCAGTTCGTCCTTGCCTACACACCGGAGGAGTTCACCGACTCGCTGCGCGCGCTGGCCGAGGGTGACATCGACGTGAGCCCGCTGATCACCGGGGAGGTCGGCCTGGACGGGGTCGGCGCCGCCTTTGACGAACTCGCCGACCCCGAACGGCACTGCAAGGTTCTGGTCACCCCGTAA
- a CDS encoding PPE family protein, giving the protein MDFGAMPPEINSGLMYAGPGPASILAAAMAWEVLAAELRSAATGYGTVILDLTESGWQGPSSMAMAAAAAPYVAWMHATAAQAEQAGMQATAAAVAHEAAFAATVPPPLIAANRALLMQLVATNFLGINTPAIAATEAQYGEMWAQDAMAMYAYAGASSAAAMLAPMAVAPPTTSAGAAMQGVTQGMATQAGMGLTSTLNSPASSLASGFPSAISSFTDLLGMPFGQGGGAGTTALGGVPASSAALAGGMPASGSFSPGAMSGMQRFIPAQPLMQAPERLAPARLMPSAAMGQATPVGGLSVPPGWTAATPEAGAPAGAPLAGAGAAARMLRPSSSSAAQVGGMEMRGFGGTMPAPASVLPRVVG; this is encoded by the coding sequence ATGGATTTCGGTGCGATGCCCCCGGAGATCAATTCCGGCCTGATGTACGCAGGACCGGGGCCGGCGTCGATCCTGGCGGCCGCGATGGCCTGGGAGGTGCTGGCCGCGGAACTGCGTTCAGCCGCGACGGGCTACGGGACGGTGATTCTCGACCTCACCGAATCCGGCTGGCAGGGCCCGTCGTCGATGGCGATGGCCGCGGCCGCCGCTCCCTACGTGGCCTGGATGCACGCCACGGCCGCGCAGGCCGAGCAGGCGGGGATGCAGGCGACGGCGGCGGCCGTGGCACACGAGGCGGCGTTCGCGGCCACCGTGCCGCCGCCGCTCATCGCCGCCAATCGGGCCCTGTTGATGCAGCTCGTCGCGACCAACTTCCTGGGGATAAACACCCCGGCGATCGCGGCCACCGAGGCGCAGTACGGCGAGATGTGGGCCCAGGACGCCATGGCCATGTACGCCTATGCCGGCGCCTCGTCGGCGGCGGCCATGCTCGCGCCGATGGCGGTCGCTCCGCCCACCACCTCCGCCGGGGCCGCTATGCAGGGCGTCACCCAGGGAATGGCGACTCAAGCGGGCATGGGGCTGACCTCGACGCTCAATTCGCCCGCCTCGTCGCTGGCGAGCGGCTTCCCATCGGCGATCAGCAGCTTCACCGACCTACTCGGCATGCCCTTCGGCCAGGGGGGCGGCGCCGGGACGACGGCACTGGGCGGGGTGCCCGCATCCAGCGCCGCCCTGGCCGGCGGCATGCCCGCATCCGGCTCCTTCTCCCCGGGGGCGATGTCCGGGATGCAACGTTTCATCCCCGCCCAGCCGCTGATGCAAGCTCCGGAGAGGCTGGCGCCCGCGCGGCTGATGCCGTCGGCGGCCATGGGCCAGGCCACCCCCGTCGGAGGCCTGTCGGTCCCGCCCGGCTGGACCGCGGCGACTCCCGAAGCTGGCGCGCCGGCCGGCGCACCACTGGCGGGTGCCGGCGCTGCGGCTCGAATGCTGCGGCCCTCGAGCAGCTCCGCGGCCCAAGTGGGCGGTATGGAGATGCGCGGATTCGGCGGCACCATGCCGGCTCCCGCAAGCGTATTGCCGCGCGTGGTCGGATGA
- a CDS encoding alpha/beta fold hydrolase — MVLKSTERLVETNGVQLRVTEAGERGAPVVILAHGFPELAYSWRHQIPVLAEAGYRVLAPDQRGYGGSSRPEAVEAYDVHQLTADLVGLLDDVGAERAVWIGHDWGAAVVWNAPLLHPDRVAAVAALSVPAVPRPKSAPTQAWRKAFGENFFYILYFQEPGVADAELNADPARTMRRMMGGLRTSGDPLTASRMVAPGPEGFIDRLPEPDALPDWLSQEELDHYVAEFSRTGFTGGLNWYRNFDRNWETTPELADAKITVPALFIGGTADPVLTFTRADRASQLITGPYRQVMIDDAGHWLQQERPDEVNAALLDFLNGLELR; from the coding sequence ATGGTGCTCAAATCAACCGAACGGTTAGTGGAGACCAACGGTGTGCAGCTGCGGGTGACCGAGGCGGGCGAGCGCGGCGCACCCGTCGTGATTTTGGCCCACGGCTTTCCCGAACTGGCCTATTCGTGGCGCCACCAGATTCCGGTCCTCGCCGAGGCGGGTTACCGCGTGCTGGCGCCCGATCAGCGCGGCTATGGCGGCTCATCTCGTCCCGAAGCGGTCGAGGCTTACGACGTACACCAGCTCACGGCCGACCTTGTCGGTCTGCTCGACGACGTCGGCGCCGAACGCGCCGTATGGATCGGACACGACTGGGGTGCCGCGGTGGTGTGGAACGCCCCGTTGCTGCACCCGGATCGGGTCGCGGCCGTCGCCGCGCTCAGCGTGCCGGCGGTGCCCCGGCCGAAGTCGGCGCCGACGCAGGCATGGCGCAAGGCGTTCGGCGAGAACTTCTTCTACATCCTGTACTTCCAGGAGCCCGGCGTCGCCGACGCTGAGCTCAACGCCGACCCCGCCCGGACGATGCGGCGGATGATGGGCGGGTTGCGGACATCGGGTGACCCACTCACCGCGTCGCGGATGGTGGCCCCCGGTCCCGAAGGGTTCATCGACCGCCTTCCCGAACCGGACGCGTTGCCGGACTGGCTCAGCCAGGAGGAACTCGATCACTACGTCGCCGAGTTTTCTCGCACCGGGTTCACCGGCGGCCTGAACTGGTATCGCAACTTCGACCGCAACTGGGAGACCACTCCCGAGCTGGCCGACGCGAAAATTACTGTGCCGGCGCTCTTTATCGGGGGAACCGCCGACCCGGTGTTGACGTTCACCCGCGCCGACCGCGCGTCACAGTTGATCACCGGCCCCTACCGCCAGGTGATGATCGACGACGCGGGGCACTGGCTGCAGCAGGAAAGGCCCGACGAGGTGAACGCGGCCCTACTGGACTTCCTCAATGGATTGGAGTTGCGATGA
- a CDS encoding WXG100 family type VII secretion target produces MTTRFMTDPHAMRDMAGRFEVHAQTVEDEARKMWASSQNISGAGWSGTAEATSYDTMGQMNQAFRNIVNMLHGVRDGLVRDADNYEQQEQASQQVLGS; encoded by the coding sequence ATGACAACACGATTCATGACCGATCCGCACGCAATGCGGGACATGGCGGGCCGCTTCGAGGTCCACGCCCAAACGGTGGAGGACGAGGCCCGCAAGATGTGGGCGTCGTCGCAGAACATCTCCGGCGCGGGCTGGAGCGGAACCGCCGAGGCGACGTCGTACGACACCATGGGCCAGATGAATCAAGCGTTCCGCAACATCGTCAACATGCTGCACGGCGTGCGGGACGGGCTGGTTCGTGACGCCGACAACTACGAGCAGCAAGAGCAGGCCTCCCAGCAGGTCCTGGGCAGCTAA
- the ftsH gene encoding ATP-dependent zinc metalloprotease FtsH: MNRKNVIRTITAIAVVVLLGWSFFYFSDDTRGYKPVDTSVAVAQINGDNVKSAQIDDREQQLRLTLKKGNGDTDNSDKVITKYPSGYAVDLFNALSAKNAKVSTVVNQGSILGELLVYVLPLLLLVGLFVMFSRMQGGARMGFGFGKSRAKLLNKDMPKTTFADVAGVDEAVEELYEIKDFLQNPGRYQALGAKIPKGVLLYGPPGTGKTLLARAVAGEAGVPFFTISGSDFVEMFVGVGASRVRDLFEQAKQNNPCIIFVDEIDAVGRQRGAGLGGGHDEREQTLNQLLVEMDGFDPRAGVILIAATNRPDILDPALLRPGRFDRQIPVSNPDLAGRRAVLAVHSKGKPIAPDADLNGLAKRTVGMTGADLANVINEAALLTARENGTVITTAALEEAVDRVIGGPRRKGRIISEQEKKITAYHEGGHTLAAWAMPDIEPIYKVTILARGRTGGHAVAVPEEDKGLRTRSEMIAQLVFAMGGRAAEELVFREPTTGAVSDIEQATKVARAMVTEFGMSSKLGAVKYGTEHGDPFLGRTMGTQADYSHEVARDIDDEVRKLIEAAHTEAWEILTEYRDVLDTLAGELLEKETLHRPELEGIFADVEKRPRLTMFDDFGGRIPSDKPPIKTPGELAMERGEPWPPPVPEPAFKAAIARASQAAAAAGADADRKNNGGNGSQAAGNRPGVPHGPTQPDYGAPAGWHAPGWPPQDPQPNYWYPPPQAPQQPYWPQPAGHSPGYPGQPRHQGHQGPQGQVQPPYPPYPPYPPPSLPDPAGASPDQQDDDVSRSNPPAHG; this comes from the coding sequence ATGAACCGGAAAAACGTTATCCGCACCATCACGGCGATTGCCGTCGTGGTGCTGCTCGGTTGGTCGTTCTTCTACTTCAGCGACGACACCCGCGGCTATAAGCCCGTCGACACGTCGGTGGCGGTGGCGCAGATCAACGGCGACAACGTCAAGAGCGCGCAGATCGACGATCGCGAGCAGCAGCTGCGGTTGACCCTGAAGAAGGGCAACGGCGACACCGACAACTCCGACAAGGTCATCACCAAATACCCGAGCGGGTACGCGGTCGACCTGTTCAACGCGCTGAGCGCGAAGAACGCGAAGGTCAGCACGGTCGTCAACCAGGGCAGCATTCTGGGCGAGCTGCTGGTGTACGTCCTTCCGCTGCTGTTGCTGGTGGGCCTGTTCGTGATGTTCTCCCGCATGCAGGGTGGCGCCCGAATGGGCTTCGGGTTCGGCAAATCACGCGCCAAGCTGCTCAACAAGGACATGCCCAAGACGACGTTCGCCGACGTTGCGGGCGTGGACGAGGCGGTCGAAGAGCTCTACGAGATCAAGGACTTCCTGCAGAACCCCGGCCGCTATCAGGCCCTGGGCGCCAAGATCCCCAAGGGGGTGCTGCTCTACGGCCCACCCGGAACCGGTAAGACGCTGCTGGCCCGCGCCGTGGCGGGGGAGGCCGGGGTCCCGTTCTTCACCATCTCCGGCTCCGACTTCGTCGAGATGTTCGTCGGTGTGGGCGCCTCCCGGGTGCGCGACCTGTTCGAGCAGGCCAAGCAGAACAACCCCTGCATCATCTTCGTCGACGAGATCGACGCGGTGGGCCGCCAGCGCGGCGCCGGCCTCGGCGGTGGGCACGACGAGCGCGAGCAAACGCTGAACCAGTTGCTGGTCGAGATGGACGGTTTCGACCCGCGCGCCGGCGTCATCCTGATCGCGGCCACCAACCGGCCCGACATCCTGGACCCCGCGCTGCTGCGGCCCGGCCGCTTCGACCGTCAGATCCCGGTGTCCAACCCGGACCTGGCGGGTCGCCGCGCGGTGCTGGCGGTGCATTCCAAGGGCAAGCCCATCGCCCCGGACGCCGACCTCAACGGGCTGGCCAAGCGCACCGTCGGCATGACCGGTGCCGACCTGGCCAACGTCATCAACGAGGCGGCGCTGCTGACCGCCCGGGAGAACGGCACCGTCATCACCACCGCCGCGCTCGAAGAGGCGGTGGACCGGGTGATCGGCGGGCCGCGCCGCAAGGGCCGGATCATCAGCGAGCAGGAAAAGAAGATCACCGCCTACCACGAGGGCGGCCACACCCTGGCGGCCTGGGCGATGCCGGACATCGAACCGATTTACAAGGTCACGATCCTCGCGCGGGGCCGTACCGGCGGGCACGCGGTGGCGGTGCCCGAGGAGGACAAGGGCCTGCGGACCCGCTCGGAGATGATCGCTCAGCTGGTATTCGCGATGGGCGGCCGCGCCGCCGAGGAACTGGTGTTCCGCGAGCCGACGACCGGCGCGGTGTCCGACATCGAGCAGGCCACCAAGGTGGCCCGCGCGATGGTCACCGAGTTCGGGATGAGCTCCAAGCTCGGCGCCGTGAAGTACGGCACCGAGCACGGGGACCCGTTTCTGGGCCGGACCATGGGCACCCAAGCCGACTACTCGCACGAGGTCGCCCGCGACATCGACGACGAGGTCCGCAAGCTGATCGAGGCGGCGCACACCGAGGCGTGGGAGATCCTCACCGAATATCGCGACGTCCTCGACACCCTGGCCGGCGAGCTGCTGGAGAAGGAGACCCTGCACCGCCCGGAGCTGGAAGGGATCTTCGCCGACGTGGAAAAGCGGCCCAGGCTCACCATGTTCGACGACTTCGGTGGCCGCATCCCGTCGGACAAGCCGCCGATCAAGACGCCCGGCGAGCTGGCGATGGAGCGCGGCGAGCCGTGGCCACCGCCCGTCCCCGAACCGGCATTCAAGGCGGCCATCGCGCGGGCCAGCCAGGCCGCGGCGGCTGCGGGAGCGGACGCCGACCGGAAGAACAACGGCGGCAACGGCTCTCAAGCGGCCGGCAATCGTCCAGGAGTGCCGCACGGACCCACCCAGCCGGACTACGGGGCTCCGGCGGGCTGGCACGCGCCGGGATGGCCCCCGCAGGACCCGCAGCCTAATTACTGGTATCCGCCGCCGCAGGCCCCGCAACAGCCCTACTGGCCGCAGCCCGCGGGGCACTCCCCCGGTTATCCGGGGCAGCCCCGCCATCAGGGCCACCAGGGTCCGCAGGGCCAGGTGCAGCCGCCCTACCCGCCGTATCCGCCCTATCCGCCGCCGAGCCTGCCGGACCCGGCCGGCGCGTCGCCCGACCAGCAGGACGACGACGTAAGCCGGTCCAACCCACCGGCGCACGGCTGA
- the folE gene encoding GTP cyclohydrolase I FolE encodes MAVTGVGPDTASPSVRVFDQARAEAAVRELLHAIGEDPDRHGLRDTPARVARAYREIFAGLYTDPDSVLNTMFDEDHDELVLVKEIPLYSTCEHHLVSFHGVAHVGYIPGSDGRVTGLSKIARLVDLYAKRPQVQERLTSQVADALMNKLDPRGVIVVIEAEHLCMAMRGVRKPGAVTTTSAVRGQFKTNAASRAEALDLILRK; translated from the coding sequence ATGGCCGTAACAGGTGTGGGGCCGGACACCGCCTCGCCCTCGGTTCGGGTGTTCGACCAGGCGCGTGCCGAGGCCGCGGTGCGGGAGCTGCTGCACGCAATCGGCGAGGACCCGGACCGGCACGGCCTGCGCGACACGCCGGCTCGCGTCGCCCGCGCCTACCGGGAAATCTTCGCCGGGCTCTACACGGACCCCGACAGCGTGCTGAACACCATGTTCGACGAGGATCACGACGAACTGGTGCTCGTGAAGGAAATCCCGCTGTACTCCACCTGCGAACACCATCTGGTGTCGTTTCACGGGGTGGCCCACGTCGGCTACATCCCGGGCAGCGACGGCAGGGTGACCGGGCTGTCCAAGATCGCGCGGTTGGTCGACCTCTACGCCAAGCGGCCGCAGGTGCAGGAACGGCTCACCAGCCAGGTAGCCGACGCCCTGATGAACAAACTCGACCCGCGCGGGGTGATCGTCGTGATCGAAGCCGAGCACCTGTGCATGGCCATGCGCGGCGTCCGCAAGCCCGGCGCGGTCACCACCACCTCGGCGGTGCGTGGACAGTTCAAGACCAACGCCGCTTCCCGAGCCGAGGCGCTCGACCTCATCCTGCGTAAGTGA
- a CDS encoding VOC family protein, whose product MKRLDHVVLWTRNPRVSMDFYTRVVGLAPVRFAEFEAGDSPFPSVRVCEDSIIDLVPLGDVAGVESLTRVHGSAGHPVNHVCLALSKSEYDALDLRLQAAGVDTGARLGPNFGARGWAPQAYYFADPDGNVVEARYYE is encoded by the coding sequence ATGAAGCGGCTCGACCACGTCGTCCTCTGGACGAGGAATCCGCGCGTCTCGATGGATTTCTATACGAGGGTGGTCGGGTTGGCGCCGGTCCGGTTCGCTGAGTTCGAGGCCGGCGATTCGCCCTTCCCGAGCGTGCGGGTCTGTGAGGACTCGATCATCGACTTGGTGCCGCTTGGCGATGTCGCCGGCGTCGAGTCGCTGACGCGGGTGCACGGCAGTGCCGGCCACCCGGTGAACCACGTCTGCCTCGCGCTGTCGAAGTCTGAATATGACGCGCTGGATCTTCGCCTGCAAGCGGCGGGAGTGGACACCGGCGCGCGACTGGGCCCCAATTTCGGGGCCCGCGGCTGGGCGCCGCAGGCCTACTACTTCGCCGATCCGGATGGCAACGTCGTCGAGGCGCGCTATTACGAATGA
- a CDS encoding LLM class flavin-dependent oxidoreductase, with product MSAPLRFGVFITPFHPIGQSPTVALEYDMERVVALDRLGYDEAWFGEHHSGGYELIACPEVFIAAAAERTKHIRLGTGVVSLPYHHPLMVADRWVLLDHLTRGRVMFGTGPGALPSDAYMMGIDPVDQRHMMQESLEAILALFRAGPTERIDRHTDWFTLRDAQLHIRPYTWPYPEISTAAMISPSGPRLAGALGTSLLSLSMSVPGGYAALETTWDVVREQAAKAGRDEPNRADWRVLSIMHIADSRERAIDDCTYGLQDFANYFGAAGFVPLANTVEGAQTPHEFVEDYAAKGNCCIGTPEDAIAHIEDLLDRSGGFGTLLMLGHDWASPEATYHCYELMARKVIPHFKGQLTASRSSHDWAKGNRDQLIGRAGEAVVKAITEHVDEQKGVKS from the coding sequence ATGAGCGCGCCACTTCGCTTCGGTGTCTTCATCACACCGTTTCACCCGATCGGCCAATCCCCGACGGTGGCTTTGGAATACGACATGGAACGGGTGGTCGCGCTCGATCGGCTCGGTTACGACGAAGCGTGGTTCGGCGAGCACCACTCCGGAGGCTACGAGCTGATCGCCTGCCCGGAGGTCTTCATCGCGGCCGCCGCCGAGCGCACGAAACACATCCGGCTGGGCACCGGCGTGGTTTCGCTGCCCTACCACCATCCGCTGATGGTCGCCGATCGCTGGGTGCTGCTCGACCACCTCACCCGCGGCCGGGTCATGTTCGGCACCGGCCCCGGCGCGTTGCCGTCGGATGCCTACATGATGGGCATCGACCCGGTCGACCAGCGGCACATGATGCAGGAGTCGCTGGAGGCGATCCTCGCTCTGTTCCGCGCCGGTCCCACCGAGCGGATAGACCGCCACACCGACTGGTTCACGCTGCGCGACGCGCAACTGCATATCCGGCCCTACACCTGGCCCTATCCCGAAATCTCCACGGCGGCAATGATTTCTCCGTCCGGCCCGCGGCTGGCCGGTGCGCTGGGCACGTCGTTGCTGTCGTTGTCGATGTCGGTGCCCGGCGGCTACGCCGCGCTGGAAACCACTTGGGACGTGGTGCGCGAGCAGGCCGCCAAAGCCGGCCGGGACGAGCCGAACCGAGCCGACTGGCGTGTTCTGAGCATCATGCACATCGCGGACAGCCGTGAGCGGGCCATCGACGACTGCACCTACGGGCTGCAGGATTTCGCCAACTACTTCGGCGCGGCGGGGTTCGTCCCGTTGGCCAACACCGTCGAGGGCGCCCAGACGCCGCACGAGTTCGTCGAGGATTACGCGGCCAAGGGCAATTGCTGCATAGGAACCCCCGAGGACGCGATCGCCCACATCGAAGACCTGCTCGACCGCTCAGGCGGTTTCGGCACGCTGCTGATGCTGGGCCACGACTGGGCCTCCCCCGAGGCGACGTATCACTGCTACGAGCTGATGGCGCGCAAGGTGATCCCCCATTTCAAGGGACAGCTGACGGCGTCGCGCTCGTCGCACGACTGGGCCAAGGGCAATCGTGACCAATTGATCGGCCGAGCCGGTGAGGCCGTGGTGAAAGCCATCACCGAGCACGTCGACGAACAGAAGGGGGTGAAAAGCTGA
- a CDS encoding WXG100 family type VII secretion target, with protein sequence MTINYQFGDVDAHGATIRAQAASLEAEHQAIVRDVLAAGDFWGGAGSAACQEFIIQLGRNFQVIYEQANTHGQKVQTAGSNMAGTDSAVGSSWA encoded by the coding sequence ATGACGATCAACTATCAATTCGGCGATGTCGATGCCCACGGGGCCACCATTCGCGCACAGGCCGCGTCGTTGGAGGCCGAACACCAGGCCATCGTCCGTGATGTGCTTGCCGCCGGCGACTTTTGGGGAGGTGCCGGTTCGGCGGCGTGCCAGGAGTTCATCATCCAGCTGGGCCGCAACTTCCAGGTGATCTACGAGCAGGCCAACACCCACGGGCAGAAAGTGCAAACCGCGGGCAGCAACATGGCCGGCACCGACAGCGCCGTCGGATCCAGCTGGGCCTGA